The following is a genomic window from Sporosarcina jeotgali.
AATTTGCTCCAATGCCTGTGGATACCTCTTGAGATAGTATTTTTGATGGCGTGTTTCTGCCGGAGTAAACGATTCAAACGGAGCGATTTCCGTTTCGATGGCTTCTCCCAAAGTTGCTTCCATTTCCTTTTTGACACGTAAGATGTCTTGAAGCTGTTTTTCGTTCCGATAGCGGAGAATGGACAAATATTGCCGCCCTTTATATGCATCCCGATTCGGATAATGATGATTCCAGAATACATTCAGCAGCGTTTCATAAGAAATCAGGGTAGGATCAAAGTCTATTTCTATCGTTTCTGAATGATCTCCAAGTTTCCGATATGTCGGACTTTCAGTAGTGCCGCCCGCATATCCAACACGGGTTCTAAGTACACCGGGTATGCCGCCGAACCTGGCTTCAGGTCCCCAAAAGCACCCCATTCCAAACAATGCTGTTTCAAATGGCACTTCATGTAATCCTTGCTCTATTACTAAAATTGTAACTGGCTGCATGATATCACCTCGTCTATTTAACTGTACCCAATTTGATTCGGGGGGTAATCTTTTTGTGTGGATGGTTGGGGGGAATCGGCCAGATCAGGGACGGTATCGGCCAGTTGAGCTTATGTATCGGCCACTTGGAGCGTGGAATCGGCCAGGTGAAGCCTACAATCGGCCACGAGACACAATTCAGCCGCGGTAAGGGATTAATTGGAAGCACGTTGCCCCTCTAATCACACTTCTTCACACAAAAAAACTGCAAGCACACCAATCTCTATTGGCACACTTGCGGATTTTATCATTAGAACATTTTCGTCGTCCAGGTTTCGCCGTTCCACATTTTATTCACGACGCCTTCGTAAAAATCAGGCTCGTGGGAAATGAGCAGAACGCTTCCCTTGAATTCGGTCAGTGCACGCTTCAGTTCAGCTTTTGCATCGACATCCAAGTGATTCGTCGGCTCATCCAGCACAAGTAAATTAGTTTCCTGATTGACGAGCTTACACAAACGAACTTTTGCCCGCTCTCCCCCGCTCAATACTTTTACTTTACTCTCAATATGCTTCGTAGTCAGACCTACACGCGCAAGAGCTGCGCGCACTTCATACTGTGTAAAGTGAGGGAATTCACTCCAGATTTCTTCCAAGCACGTTTTGTCGCTGTCTGATTTCATCTCTTGTTCAAAATAACCGATAGCCAAATGTTCGCCACGCTCAACGGATCCAGACAATGCTGGAATCTCTCCAAGTAAACTCTTCAGCAGCGTCGTTTTACCGATACCGTTCGCCCCAGACAACGCGATTTTCTGACCGCGCTCCATTTCAAGATCAAGTGGACTTGATAACGGTTCATCATAACCGATTACAAGCTGGTTTGTTTGAAACAGATACTTACTCGGAGTCCGTGCCATCTTGAAATCAAAACGAGGCTTCGGCTTTTCAGAATCCAGTTCAATCATGTCCATCTTATCCAACTTTTTCTGACGTGATTGCGCCATTTTACTCGTCGCAGCATTCGCTTTGTTCCGAGCTACGAAATCTTTCAACCCCGCGATTTCCTTTTGCTGTTTCTTGTAGGCTGCTTCCACTTGCTGCTTTTTCATTTCATGGACACGTAAAAACTCATCGTAATCCCCTGGATACCGTGTGATTTCCTGATTCTCCATGTGATAAATCAAGTTTACGACACTGTTCAAAAACGGGATATCGTGGGAAATCAGTACAAATGCGCTTGGATAGTTTTGCAAATATGTGCGCAGCCATTCAATATGCTCCACATCTAAATAGTTCGTCGGCTCATCCAATAGCAAAATATCCGGCTTCTCTAACAGCAATTTGCCAAGTAATACTTTTGTCCGCTGACCGCCGCTTAAATCATTCACATCGCGGTCCAGACCGAATTCATCCAACCCAAGACCATTTGCGACTTCTTCTACTTTTGCATCCAAAATATAAAAATCCTGCTGCTCCAGATCATCCTGGATCTGACCCGTCTCTTCCAAAATCGCTTCCAGTTCATCCGGATCTACTTCAGCCATCTTCGCAAACAGCCCGTTCATTTCACTTTCCATATCGTACAAATATTGAAACGCTGTGCGCAATACATCGCGGATCGTACTTCCTTGTTTCAACGCAGCATGCTGATCTAAATAACCAACACGAACACGTTTCGCCCAAGATACTGTTCCCGCGTCTGGTTCAAGTTTGCGCGTGATTATATTCATAAACGTCGATTTTCCTTCTCCATTTGCACCGACAAGCCCAATATGCTCGCCAGCTAACAGCCGGAACGACACGTCTTCAAAAATTGCACGGTCTCCAAAACCATGACTCAAATTTGATACAGTTAATAAACTCATGTTGTACACCTATTCTTTCTTCCCAGATTCAAGTGAATTGGATTACCAATTTCACATCTACTCGCAATCATACTAAAAACAATGGGATACCGCCACCTTCTCCATAAAAAAACGCCTCTATAAAAGAGACGCTTTCCATTTACCCCAGATCATGGCCGGTCACAACAATATATCCGATTAGGAACACATTCAAAATAATAATGACCACCGTACTTGTCCATGCGAGAATTTTAATCGGCAATGAATTCACGAACTCGCCCATTTTCTTTTTATCACTCGTAAATTTCACAAGCGGAACGACCGCAAAAGGCAGCGCCAAACTCAAAATCACCTGACTCCATAACAGCAGTTCTCCAGTACCCTTTGACCCTGCAATCCAAGTGACGATAAAGGCAGGAATTACCGCCAGCAAACGCGTAATCAGTCTGCGCATCCATGGAGTAATCCGTAAGTTTATGAACCCTTCCATTACAATTTGGCCGCTAATCGTTCCTGTAATGGTGGAATTTTGACCCGAAGCAAGGAGTGCAACTGCAAACAGTGTACTCGCAATCCCGACTCCGAGCGTCGGGCTCAACAAATTATAAGCTGCCTCAATTTCAGTGACATCCAGTTTCGTCCCGTAAAACGCTGCAGCACCTAAAATAAGGATTGCCGAGTTAATTAGAAACGCTACTGTCAACGAGAAACCTGAATCGATCAATGAAAACTTAATCGCTTCCTTTTTCCCTTTCAGCGTCCGTTCATAATTACGTGTCTGCACGATGGAAGAGTGCAAGTAAAGATTATGCGGCATGACAGTAGCGCCTAAAATCCCAAGCGCAATGAACAGCATACTCGGATCTGTTATAATCTCTGTTCGAGGTACAAACCCTGCAAACAAAGCAGAAACTTCAGGTTTAGATGAAATCACTTCAAACACAAATACAATAAAAATAGTTGCCATCAACACAATGACGATGGATTCAATAATTCGGAACCCTTTTCTTTGTAAATAGAGAAGAAGCAGGACATCCAGCGTTGTGATGGCAATCCCGGCTAATAAGGGAATCCCGAATAATAGATTCAATGCAATCGCAGAACCGATTACTTCAGCTAAGTCGGTTGCGATAATGGCTAATTCTGTGATGATCCATAGAAATATGGACATCTTTTTCCCAACAGATGCACTCGTCGCCTGCGCTAAGTCCTTTCCTGTTACAATTCCAAGCTTTGCAGATAATGACTGCAGAAGCACAGCTATTAAATTTGAAATGAGAATGACACTCAGCAGCAAATATCCAAAACGCGCACCGCCGGCAATGGATGTCGCCCAGTTTCCTGGGTCCACATATCCTACTGCAACGAGTGAACCCGGTCCGGCAAATGCCAGCAGCTTGCGCCAGAATCCTTTTTTGTTCCGGACATCAATCGTACTATTGACTTCTTCCAGACTGACCCCTGAGCTTTCCCGAAGC
Proteins encoded in this region:
- the msrA gene encoding peptide-methionine (S)-S-oxide reductase MsrA, encoding MQPVTILVIEQGLHEVPFETALFGMGCFWGPEARFGGIPGVLRTRVGYAGGTTESPTYRKLGDHSETIEIDFDPTLISYETLLNVFWNHHYPNRDAYKGRQYLSILRYRNEKQLQDILRVKKEMEATLGEAIETEIAPFESFTPAETRHQKYYLKRYPQALEQIQAFFPNLEMLVNSTFAARLNGFVKGFGSRQELIAEIEMWPITEDSQQVLIDKLRDMKW
- a CDS encoding ABC-F family ATP-binding cassette domain-containing protein, with the protein product MSLLTVSNLSHGFGDRAIFEDVSFRLLAGEHIGLVGANGEGKSTFMNIITRKLEPDAGTVSWAKRVRVGYLDQHAALKQGSTIRDVLRTAFQYLYDMESEMNGLFAKMAEVDPDELEAILEETGQIQDDLEQQDFYILDAKVEEVANGLGLDEFGLDRDVNDLSGGQRTKVLLGKLLLEKPDILLLDEPTNYLDVEHIEWLRTYLQNYPSAFVLISHDIPFLNSVVNLIYHMENQEITRYPGDYDEFLRVHEMKKQQVEAAYKKQQKEIAGLKDFVARNKANAATSKMAQSRQKKLDKMDMIELDSEKPKPRFDFKMARTPSKYLFQTNQLVIGYDEPLSSPLDLEMERGQKIALSGANGIGKTTLLKSLLGEIPALSGSVERGEHLAIGYFEQEMKSDSDKTCLEEIWSEFPHFTQYEVRAALARVGLTTKHIESKVKVLSGGERAKVRLCKLVNQETNLLVLDEPTNHLDVDAKAELKRALTEFKGSVLLISHEPDFYEGVVNKMWNGETWTTKMF
- a CDS encoding Nramp family divalent metal transporter yields the protein MSNEKNGWLRESSGVSLEEVNSTIDVRNKKGFWRKLLAFAGPGSLVAVGYVDPGNWATSIAGGARFGYLLLSVILISNLIAVLLQSLSAKLGIVTGKDLAQATSASVGKKMSIFLWIITELAIIATDLAEVIGSAIALNLLFGIPLLAGIAITTLDVLLLLYLQRKGFRIIESIVIVLMATIFIVFVFEVISSKPEVSALFAGFVPRTEIITDPSMLFIALGILGATVMPHNLYLHSSIVQTRNYERTLKGKKEAIKFSLIDSGFSLTVAFLINSAILILGAAAFYGTKLDVTEIEAAYNLLSPTLGVGIASTLFAVALLASGQNSTITGTISGQIVMEGFINLRITPWMRRLITRLLAVIPAFIVTWIAGSKGTGELLLWSQVILSLALPFAVVPLVKFTSDKKKMGEFVNSLPIKILAWTSTVVIIILNVFLIGYIVVTGHDLG